In Anaerolineales bacterium, the following proteins share a genomic window:
- a CDS encoding M50 family metallopeptidase → MTTERDRYAERMMNPPAPLDRKRVLTIAFIAFVVVFFLWQTRSIILYPFYLLVTYVHEMGHGLAAVFTGGRFVSFHVYPNGAGVAYTDGGNQHLILVAGYVGTALFGAMLLYLANRVRRVTLVSYGMAAFFILSALFFGGSGGWNMITAITAFFAIMIGVTAGVGFIALARYGNRTANVLILNTFAFIIGFNVINDFLYLFNNQTIGIDDIPNDAAAMAKLTSTPTASWIILWLMISILMMGIAAIYAFVDQKQARVTG, encoded by the coding sequence ATGACCACTGAACGAGATCGCTATGCCGAACGGATGATGAATCCACCAGCCCCACTGGATCGGAAACGTGTCCTCACCATCGCCTTTATCGCCTTTGTCGTCGTCTTTTTTCTGTGGCAGACGCGAAGTATTATCCTCTACCCGTTTTACCTGCTTGTCACCTACGTTCACGAGATGGGGCATGGCTTGGCGGCAGTTTTTACGGGGGGGCGCTTCGTCAGTTTTCATGTCTACCCCAATGGGGCGGGGGTTGCTTATACGGACGGCGGCAACCAACACCTGATCTTGGTGGCGGGGTATGTGGGAACGGCGCTTTTTGGGGCGATGCTGCTCTACCTCGCCAACCGTGTCCGACGTGTGACGTTGGTGTCCTATGGAATGGCGGCTTTTTTCATCCTCTCTGCGCTCTTTTTTGGCGGTTCGGGCGGCTGGAATATGATCACCGCAATCACCGCCTTTTTTGCCATTATGATCGGTGTGACGGCAGGGGTAGGGTTCATTGCCCTTGCCCGCTATGGCAACCGCACGGCGAATGTCTTGATTTTGAACACCTTCGCCTTCATCATCGGCTTTAATGTCATCAATGACTTCCTCTACCTGTTTAACAACCAAACCATTGGGATTGACGATATTCCGAATGATGCCGCAGCCATGGCAAAACTGACCAGTACTCCTACGGCGTCGTGGATCATTCTTTGGCTGATGATCTCTATTTTGATGATGGGCATCGCCGCGATTTACGCTTTTGTAGACCAAAAACAGGCGAGAGTAACTGGTTGA